The Alteripontixanthobacter sp. genome has a window encoding:
- a CDS encoding LOG family protein, which translates to MTEKTDKQPAADPAQEPGRVQKGSLPTTADHDLSDRKFYKAEQEAVFSKSAPQSTPQTQHPAYKLAFQDRDFLLRDELRPVRFQLELLKPEMLLDEAGVGSTLVMYGSARIPSPESAKNLVENAKGDRKKVAERLAAKAKYYDEAYKLAKLVSQKAIVEDGKRQFVVTTGGGPSIMEAGNRGASEAGAESIGLNIVLPHEQAPNTYVTPYLSFQFHYFALRKMHFLLRAKAVAVFPGGFGTFDEFFELLTLIQTGKMKKMPIILFGEDFWNRVIDFEALADEGTIDHKDLDLFTWCETADEAWGHIAEFYRIAR; encoded by the coding sequence ATGACTGAAAAAACCGATAAACAACCCGCCGCAGATCCCGCACAGGAACCGGGCCGGGTGCAGAAGGGCTCTCTGCCCACCACCGCCGATCATGATCTTAGCGACCGCAAGTTCTACAAGGCCGAACAGGAAGCGGTTTTTTCCAAATCCGCGCCGCAATCCACGCCGCAAACACAGCATCCCGCCTATAAGCTGGCTTTCCAGGACCGTGATTTCCTGTTGCGCGATGAATTGCGCCCGGTGCGTTTCCAGCTGGAACTGCTCAAGCCCGAAATGCTGCTGGACGAGGCGGGGGTTGGCTCCACGCTGGTGATGTACGGATCGGCGCGCATACCTTCGCCGGAAAGCGCGAAGAACCTGGTCGAAAACGCCAAGGGTGACCGCAAGAAGGTGGCCGAGAGGCTGGCGGCCAAGGCCAAATATTACGACGAGGCTTACAAGCTGGCCAAGCTGGTCAGCCAGAAAGCGATCGTAGAGGATGGCAAGCGTCAGTTCGTCGTCACCACCGGCGGCGGCCCGTCGATCATGGAAGCGGGCAATCGCGGCGCGAGCGAGGCCGGGGCGGAAAGCATCGGCCTCAATATCGTCTTGCCGCACGAGCAGGCGCCCAACACCTATGTGACGCCCTATCTCAGCTTCCAGTTCCACTATTTCGCGCTGCGCAAGATGCACTTCCTGCTGCGCGCCAAGGCGGTGGCGGTGTTCCCCGGCGGCTTCGGCACGTTTGACGAGTTTTTCGAGCTGCTGACGCTAATCCAGACCGGCAAGATGAAGAAAATGCCGATCATCCTGTTCGGCGAGGATTTCTGGAACCGGGTGATCGATTTCGAAGCGCTCGCCGATGAAGGGACGATCGACCACAAGGATCTGGACCTGTTCACCTGGTGCGAAACGGCGGATGAGGCGTGGGGCCACATCGCGGAGTTCTACCGGATCGCAAGGTGA
- a CDS encoding sulfatase-like hydrolase/transferase, giving the protein MPRAQAWRLLGVLAAAQFAVALVARYILWPPQGLAGWRTLYYFLHWDMLAIGWLMAAAAGALLLAERWRVFRRVVLVAAWMATAAHCLLLAANVTAIYWLRVPVTWQWLYFSDLGRTQTPLAVAASVVTPAMALGIAAAFVAPFLFWQIAKRVVRFTPLQRERALSLGLIAALLALPLIRSSDPPIRDRWRDAVSNPGLAMARSLLSDGTARLERIEGDGRQGDYIALPRREASEPAGENTPDIVLVVLESVGRDHILDNRAVLPTLDRLIARGTHYPNAGVTNSNSVRSIFELYFSRFPVVGYQPETYLFDRIDAPAVPAAMEQIGYRSALFMASDLGYQDARAFLQRHGVTGLNDIDRIACENRLVLSTRRWQNNDYLPDSCVLDAAQEWLLQPGKPAFATVWTGPTHFPYIPPAGTSEGDPGKRHLLALQETDRVLGNFLVQLREAGRDPMVLVVGDHGEAFGLHGTNVHGYSIYEDETAIPFIASGPGIAEGKQDPRLVSLADIGPTLTDYAGGPRPAGWQGISVLGERQRTRHFRFALLDAPIVGYRDAQRKYVLDLREDSAAIYDLEADPDELSPRPASPAERRQIERAVAGWMRYNRSLNEGG; this is encoded by the coding sequence ATGCCACGTGCACAGGCATGGCGGCTGCTCGGCGTGCTCGCGGCGGCGCAATTTGCGGTGGCGCTGGTCGCTCGGTACATCTTGTGGCCGCCCCAAGGACTGGCTGGTTGGCGCACCCTCTATTATTTCCTGCACTGGGACATGCTGGCGATTGGCTGGCTAATGGCGGCGGCAGCGGGCGCATTGCTGCTGGCCGAGCGGTGGCGGGTTTTTCGCCGGGTCGTCTTGGTCGCCGCATGGATGGCAACTGCGGCTCATTGCCTGCTTTTGGCGGCGAACGTCACAGCGATTTACTGGCTGCGCGTGCCGGTCACCTGGCAATGGCTGTATTTTTCCGACCTTGGTCGCACTCAAACGCCTTTGGCGGTCGCCGCGTCGGTAGTCACCCCAGCTATGGCCTTGGGAATTGCCGCCGCTTTCGTCGCACCGTTCCTTTTCTGGCAGATTGCCAAGCGAGTGGTTCGCTTCACCCCGCTACAGCGAGAGAGAGCGCTTAGCCTTGGTCTGATCGCGGCTTTGCTGGCCCTGCCGCTCATCCGCTCATCGGATCCCCCGATCCGCGACCGCTGGCGCGATGCGGTATCGAACCCCGGCCTGGCGATGGCGCGCAGTTTGCTGAGCGATGGCACCGCTCGTCTGGAGAGGATCGAGGGCGATGGGAGGCAGGGCGACTACATCGCACTGCCGCGCCGCGAGGCGAGCGAGCCCGCCGGGGAGAATACGCCGGACATCGTATTGGTCGTGCTGGAATCGGTTGGACGCGATCACATTCTGGACAATCGCGCCGTGCTGCCCACGCTGGACAGGCTGATCGCGCGTGGAACACATTATCCCAACGCCGGCGTGACGAACTCGAATTCCGTTCGCAGTATTTTCGAGCTTTATTTTTCGCGTTTCCCGGTGGTCGGATATCAGCCGGAAACCTATCTGTTCGACCGGATCGACGCGCCAGCCGTGCCCGCCGCGATGGAGCAGATCGGCTATCGCAGCGCGTTATTTATGGCGAGCGATCTCGGCTATCAGGATGCCCGAGCATTCCTTCAGCGTCACGGCGTGACAGGGCTCAACGATATCGACCGGATTGCTTGCGAGAACCGCCTCGTTCTGAGCACCCGGCGCTGGCAGAACAATGATTACCTCCCCGATTCATGCGTTCTCGATGCCGCGCAAGAATGGTTGCTGCAGCCGGGCAAACCCGCCTTTGCCACGGTCTGGACGGGTCCGACGCATTTTCCCTACATCCCTCCTGCCGGGACTTCCGAAGGCGATCCCGGCAAGCGCCATCTGCTCGCGCTGCAGGAAACCGACCGGGTTCTGGGCAACTTCCTCGTCCAATTGCGGGAAGCTGGCCGTGATCCAATGGTTCTGGTTGTCGGCGATCATGGGGAGGCGTTCGGTCTGCATGGGACCAATGTGCATGGCTACTCGATCTATGAAGACGAAACCGCGATTCCCTTTATCGCGTCAGGCCCTGGCATAGCGGAAGGCAAGCAAGACCCCCGGCTGGTAAGCCTGGCAGATATCGGCCCGACATTGACCGATTACGCCGGCGGCCCGAGGCCGGCCGGCTGGCAGGGCATCTCGGTTCTGGGCGAGCGGCAACGCACGCGCCATTTCCGCTTCGCATTGCTCGATGCGCCGATAGTCGGTTACCGCGATGCGCAGCGGAAATATGTGCTTGATCTAAGAGAGGATAGTGCCGCGATCTACGATCTGGAGGCCGATCCGGACGAGCTTTCGCCAAGGCCCGCCTCCCCTGCCGAAAGGCGCCAGATCGAACGGGCCGTGGCCGGATGGATGCGCTACAACCGCTCGCTGAACGAGGGCGGATAA
- a CDS encoding Ppx/GppA phosphatase family protein, whose amino-acid sequence MADYSPPDDNKGADTKGTNKSGNVADFRYKRPAQPDTTQAKARKRPGGRGSPNGSGPANGSGNSNGPNAANGNARPPRKFGPYRPHGRRKQAYAALDLGTNNCRLLIARPSGEDFTVIDAFSRVVKLGEDLATTGQLSGEAMDRAVAALRICADKLRRRNVHLARSVATEACRRASNGTAFIERVRQETGIVLDIITAEEEARLAVLGCHVLLEAGGGPAVIFDIGGGSTELVLIEPADPVPRILDWQSVPWGVVSLTDTVGRAEGDAAQRLERYEEMRRVVGDSFTPFAERISEHRSAEDIRLLGTSGTVTTLASLHLKLPQYDRSAVDGLIVRSRSMREISARLSGMAPQDRRQLPCIGDDRADLVVAGCAILESILDIWPSEHLGVADRGIREGILRSLMAAEIGSERAQRDAGERNEHGEREV is encoded by the coding sequence ATGGCGGATTATTCTCCGCCGGACGATAATAAGGGGGCTGACACCAAGGGGACGAACAAGTCCGGCAACGTAGCCGATTTTCGCTACAAGCGTCCCGCGCAGCCCGATACAACGCAAGCGAAAGCGCGCAAGCGGCCCGGCGGCCGTGGTTCACCGAACGGGTCCGGCCCTGCGAATGGCTCGGGCAATTCCAACGGTCCCAATGCCGCGAATGGAAACGCGCGCCCGCCGCGCAAATTCGGTCCATACCGCCCGCATGGCCGGCGCAAGCAGGCCTATGCCGCGCTCGACCTGGGTACCAATAATTGCCGCCTGCTGATCGCCCGTCCCAGCGGTGAGGATTTCACCGTGATCGATGCATTCAGCCGGGTGGTGAAGCTGGGCGAAGACCTCGCAACGACCGGGCAGTTATCGGGCGAGGCGATGGACCGCGCCGTGGCCGCGCTCAGGATCTGTGCGGACAAGCTGCGGCGGCGCAACGTCCACCTTGCGCGTTCGGTCGCGACGGAGGCCTGCCGGCGCGCATCCAACGGAACCGCCTTTATCGAGCGCGTGCGACAGGAAACCGGCATCGTGCTCGATATCATCACGGCGGAGGAGGAGGCGCGCCTGGCGGTGCTAGGCTGCCACGTCCTGCTGGAGGCGGGCGGCGGCCCGGCGGTGATTTTCGACATTGGCGGCGGATCGACCGAGCTGGTGCTGATCGAACCGGCCGATCCTGTCCCTCGCATCCTCGACTGGCAAAGCGTGCCCTGGGGTGTGGTATCGCTGACCGATACGGTTGGCCGCGCGGAAGGCGATGCAGCGCAGCGGCTGGAACGCTATGAAGAAATGCGCCGGGTTGTGGGCGACAGCTTCACGCCCTTTGCCGAGCGGATATCGGAGCATCGTAGCGCCGAAGATATTCGCCTGCTGGGCACCAGCGGCACAGTCACCACGCTGGCCAGCCTGCATCTGAAATTGCCGCAATACGATCGCAGCGCGGTAGACGGGTTGATCGTGCGCAGCCGCTCCATGCGCGAGATCAGCGCGCGGCTATCGGGCATGGCGCCGCAGGACCGGCGGCAATTGCCGTGCATTGGCGATGACCGGGCGGATCTGGTCGTGGCAGGCTGCGCCATCCTCGAATCGATCCTCGACATCTGGCCTTCCGAACATCTCGGCGTGGCGGATCGCGGCATTCGCGAAGGAATCCTGCGCAGCCTGATGGCCGCGGAAATCGGCAGTGAACGCGCGCAGCGCGATGCCGGCGAGCGCAATGAACACGGGGAGCGCGAGGTATGA
- a CDS encoding RlmE family RNA methyltransferase, with the protein MSRSGRDPDKRVRTGKKRTASSARWLERQLNDPYVKQAKADGYRSRAAYKLLELDERFGLLKNASAVVDLGIAPGGWAQVVRKKRPGAPIVGIDLLPTEPIEGVEIFEMDFMDDAAPAKLEAALGAAPDLVLSDMAANTVGHKQTDHLRTMALVEAGAWFAVETLKPGGAFVAKVLAGGTDRDLLDLLKKHFRSVKHAKPPASRKGSSEWYVVAQDFKGA; encoded by the coding sequence ATGAGCAGGTCGGGCCGCGATCCGGACAAGCGCGTTCGCACGGGCAAGAAACGCACCGCTTCCAGCGCGCGCTGGCTCGAGCGGCAGTTGAACGATCCCTATGTCAAACAGGCCAAGGCCGACGGGTATCGCAGCCGCGCGGCCTACAAGCTGCTGGAGCTGGACGAGCGATTCGGCTTGCTGAAGAATGCCAGCGCGGTGGTCGATCTGGGCATCGCGCCGGGTGGCTGGGCGCAGGTGGTGCGCAAGAAACGCCCCGGTGCGCCGATAGTGGGTATCGACCTGCTGCCGACCGAACCGATCGAAGGCGTCGAGATATTCGAGATGGATTTTATGGATGATGCCGCCCCGGCCAAGCTGGAGGCAGCTTTGGGCGCTGCGCCCGACCTGGTACTGTCCGACATGGCCGCCAACACGGTAGGCCACAAGCAGACCGACCATCTGCGCACGATGGCGCTGGTCGAGGCGGGCGCATGGTTCGCGGTGGAAACGCTGAAACCGGGCGGTGCATTCGTGGCCAAGGTGCTGGCCGGTGGCACCGACCGCGACTTGCTGGACCTGCTGAAGAAACATTTTCGCAGCGTGAAACACGCCAAGCCACCGGCGAGTCGCAAGGGCTCGTCCGAATGGTACGTCGTGGCTCAGGATTTCAAGGGCGCGTAA
- a CDS encoding cytochrome c family protein: MGDRTNTIFGWILFAGVIGLGLSIISGKIFHADSPERPETLGFVVEGVVEDGDGTGGPSLAMLLASGDAAAGAKAAAGRCGTCHSFEQGGPSGTGPNLYGIYGSPVGGHSGSFAYSSALKDVGGTWGYENMDEWLKSPRGFAPGTKMSFAGLGNAEDRADLLLYLRELGGGPALPEVEEAAPAEGEGEPEVISDEDGLAEPAKLEAEAMANQPADPS, from the coding sequence ATGGGCGATCGTACCAACACAATTTTCGGCTGGATCCTGTTTGCCGGGGTCATAGGCCTTGGCCTGTCGATCATCAGCGGGAAGATTTTTCACGCCGATAGTCCTGAACGCCCCGAGACACTGGGTTTCGTGGTCGAGGGTGTGGTCGAGGATGGAGACGGTACCGGTGGCCCGTCGCTCGCCATGCTGCTTGCGAGCGGCGACGCGGCTGCGGGCGCCAAGGCTGCGGCCGGTCGCTGCGGCACATGCCACAGCTTCGAACAGGGCGGCCCATCGGGGACCGGACCCAACTTGTACGGCATCTATGGCTCCCCGGTTGGCGGCCATTCGGGCAGCTTCGCCTATTCCAGCGCACTGAAAGATGTCGGCGGGACCTGGGGTTACGAGAATATGGACGAGTGGCTCAAAAGCCCGCGCGGCTTTGCGCCGGGTACCAAGATGAGCTTTGCCGGACTGGGCAATGCCGAAGACCGGGCCGACTTGCTGCTTTACTTGCGCGAACTCGGCGGCGGTCCCGCATTGCCGGAAGTCGAAGAAGCAGCGCCTGCCGAAGGCGAGGGCGAGCCCGAAGTGATCTCCGATGAAGACGGCTTGGCCGAACCTGCAAAGCTGGAAGCCGAAGCGATGGCCAACCAGCCCGCCGATCCGAGCTGA
- a CDS encoding prephenate dehydratase, with the protein MHSYPAPALAMVEQMRQAAALAPQQAVALQGAPGANSHRAAMEAAPEALPLPCFSFEDAMETVKRGEAGSAIIPIENSQNGRVADIHFLLPESGLFIVGEHFMEIHHALMGLPDAAGGFEAAYSHPQALGQSRHFLRERGIVPLSYADTAGAAAFVAEKGDPKLCAIAPALSADLYGLEIVERRVEDASDNMTRFVILAERPNDVAALGDGPAMTTFVFEVKNIPAALYKVLGGFATNGVNMTKLESYQVGASFEATMFYADIVGAPGDPAVDRALEEMAFHCKDWRLLGTYPQALARGR; encoded by the coding sequence ATGCACTCCTATCCAGCCCCCGCTCTCGCCATGGTCGAACAGATGCGCCAGGCCGCTGCGCTTGCCCCGCAGCAGGCCGTCGCGCTGCAAGGTGCGCCCGGCGCAAACTCGCACCGCGCCGCGATGGAAGCCGCGCCCGAAGCGTTGCCGCTACCTTGTTTCAGCTTCGAGGATGCAATGGAAACGGTGAAGCGCGGTGAAGCTGGCAGCGCGATCATACCGATCGAAAACTCGCAAAACGGCCGGGTCGCGGATATTCATTTCCTCCTGCCGGAAAGCGGTTTGTTCATTGTCGGCGAACATTTCATGGAAATCCACCATGCGTTGATGGGGCTTCCCGATGCGGCTGGCGGTTTCGAGGCGGCCTACAGCCACCCGCAGGCGCTCGGCCAGTCGCGGCATTTCCTGCGGGAACGCGGCATCGTGCCGCTCAGCTATGCGGATACGGCGGGCGCGGCGGCGTTCGTGGCCGAAAAAGGCGATCCGAAGCTATGCGCAATCGCCCCCGCTCTGTCTGCCGATCTGTACGGGCTGGAAATCGTGGAACGCCGGGTGGAAGATGCCAGCGACAACATGACCCGCTTCGTCATCCTGGCCGAGCGGCCCAACGACGTCGCGGCACTGGGTGATGGGCCAGCGATGACCACATTCGTGTTCGAAGTGAAGAATATCCCCGCCGCGCTGTACAAGGTGCTGGGCGGCTTTGCGACCAATGGCGTGAACATGACCAAGCTGGAAAGCTATCAGGTCGGGGCCAGTTTCGAGGCGACGATGTTCTACGCCGATATCGTGGGCGCGCCCGGCGATCCGGCGGTGGATCGCGCGCTGGAGGAGATGGCGTTTCACTGCAAGGACTGGCGGCTGCTGGGCACCTATCCGCAGGCTCTGGCGCGCGGGCGATAA
- a CDS encoding DUF4350 domain-containing protein codes for MASIPASTATAGDGGNAAPFDPKVVLGLLLFGTLAFLATLYFIGSGNTGSRENGQAHAVSNGFNGYAGLAALLDRQGYEVDVSRSPGRYDTYGLLVLTPPPFTDAEELAEIIEDRRFTGPTLVILPKWQAFPVPDNVDVEHEDGWVIGEQIGEPPFAARLDEPFAMSLKTGLLRQRQDHWSGLGMTGNLPDRRKVMAFDEAMLNPLVSDADGDMLVGYLDDGGHYPVLDEAAGIPTYDIDQSNHNIDKWNVTFVAEPDLMNNYGMADAQRAALALALIGAVQEGEDLPVIFDVTLNGLGGTQNLLTLAFTPPFLAATLCLILALIVVGWRGFKRFGPPVAAMREIAFGKTRLVANGAGLIQRSGRLHLLTDRYGQMIAARIASKLGLRHSDPEHIDAALARRAPDMEPFSLAANRLERARRPAEILRAAHGLREIEQQLERKPR; via the coding sequence ATGGCGAGCATTCCCGCGTCCACCGCGACTGCTGGCGATGGCGGTAACGCTGCGCCTTTCGACCCGAAAGTGGTGCTCGGCCTGCTGCTGTTCGGCACGCTGGCCTTCCTCGCCACACTGTATTTCATCGGCAGCGGAAATACCGGCAGCCGGGAAAATGGGCAGGCGCATGCGGTGTCCAATGGGTTCAACGGCTATGCCGGTCTTGCCGCCCTGCTCGATCGGCAAGGTTACGAGGTCGACGTGTCCCGCAGCCCCGGCCGGTACGACACTTACGGTCTGCTAGTGCTGACCCCGCCGCCATTTACCGATGCGGAAGAGCTTGCGGAAATCATCGAAGACCGCCGCTTTACCGGCCCGACACTGGTGATCCTGCCGAAGTGGCAAGCTTTTCCGGTGCCCGACAATGTCGATGTCGAGCATGAAGATGGCTGGGTTATCGGCGAGCAAATCGGGGAGCCGCCTTTTGCTGCAAGGCTGGACGAACCGTTCGCAATGAGCCTGAAGACCGGTTTGCTGCGGCAGCGACAGGATCATTGGTCCGGGCTGGGCATGACCGGCAACCTGCCCGATCGGCGCAAGGTGATGGCATTCGACGAAGCGATGTTGAACCCTCTCGTCAGCGATGCCGATGGCGATATGCTGGTGGGTTATCTCGACGATGGCGGCCACTACCCCGTGCTGGACGAAGCGGCGGGCATCCCGACCTACGACATCGATCAGAGCAACCACAATATCGACAAGTGGAACGTCACTTTCGTGGCCGAGCCGGACCTGATGAATAATTACGGGATGGCCGATGCGCAGCGGGCGGCGCTGGCCTTGGCGCTGATCGGCGCGGTCCAGGAAGGCGAGGATTTGCCAGTCATTTTCGATGTCACGCTGAACGGGCTGGGCGGCACGCAGAACCTGCTGACGTTGGCCTTCACTCCGCCCTTCCTGGCGGCAACCCTGTGCCTGATCCTCGCCTTGATCGTTGTAGGCTGGCGGGGGTTCAAGCGGTTCGGCCCGCCGGTTGCCGCGATGCGCGAAATTGCTTTCGGAAAAACACGGCTGGTGGCCAATGGTGCCGGGCTGATCCAGCGCAGCGGGCGGCTGCATCTGTTGACCGATCGCTATGGCCAAATGATTGCCGCACGTATCGCGAGCAAGCTGGGGCTGCGCCATTCCGATCCCGAACATATCGACGCCGCCCTGGCCCGGCGCGCGCCCGATATGGAACCGTTTTCGCTCGCCGCGAACCGCCTGGAACGGGCGCGGCGGCCCGCCGAAATTCTCCGCGCGGCCCACGGCTTGCGCGAAATCGAACAGCAACTTGAGAGGAAACCCCGATGA
- a CDS encoding MoxR family ATPase → MTLDDVRALAQAIRGEVAKAIVGQEETVDHLLAALLAEGHVLLEGPPGTAKTFLAQSFATALGLDFGRIQFTPDLLPGDILGSNLFNFQTSQFTLTRGPIFCDLLLADEINRTPPKTQAALLEAMQERRVTLDGETHALPDRFMVVATQNPIENQGVYPLPEAQLDRFLFKLLIPYPDEAEEARIVTMFGQRQGPARPAELGVTAVDGANSVAELRQAVTSVTMASEVTDYIVRLVRSTRENLELSSGASPRAAVLLANAARARAALQGRDYVIPDDVKALATSVLRHRLVLSPAAEIEGRVMEELVAELVETTEAPR, encoded by the coding sequence ATGACACTCGACGATGTACGCGCGCTGGCGCAGGCGATACGCGGCGAGGTGGCGAAAGCCATCGTCGGGCAGGAAGAAACGGTCGATCACCTGCTCGCGGCCCTGCTGGCCGAGGGTCATGTGCTGCTGGAAGGACCGCCCGGAACCGCCAAGACTTTCCTCGCGCAAAGTTTCGCCACCGCATTGGGGCTGGATTTCGGCCGCATCCAGTTTACGCCGGACCTGCTGCCGGGCGATATTCTGGGCTCCAACCTGTTCAATTTCCAGACCAGCCAGTTCACCCTGACGCGCGGACCGATTTTCTGCGACCTGTTGCTGGCGGACGAGATCAACCGCACTCCGCCCAAAACGCAGGCCGCGCTTCTGGAAGCAATGCAGGAACGCCGTGTGACGCTGGACGGGGAAACGCACGCGCTGCCCGACCGCTTCATGGTGGTCGCCACGCAAAACCCGATCGAGAACCAAGGGGTCTACCCGCTGCCCGAGGCCCAGCTCGACCGGTTCCTGTTCAAGCTGCTGATACCCTATCCCGACGAGGCGGAGGAGGCGCGCATCGTGACCATGTTCGGCCAGCGTCAGGGGCCGGCCCGCCCGGCGGAGCTGGGTGTAACGGCAGTCGACGGAGCAAATTCGGTGGCCGAATTGCGCCAGGCGGTAACCAGCGTGACCATGGCGAGCGAGGTGACGGATTACATCGTGCGCCTGGTCCGCTCGACGCGGGAAAACCTGGAACTGTCCAGCGGGGCCAGCCCGCGCGCCGCCGTATTGCTCGCCAATGCGGCCCGTGCCAGGGCCGCATTGCAGGGCCGTGATTATGTCATTCCGGACGATGTGAAGGCGCTGGCCACTTCGGTGCTGCGCCACCGCCTCGTCCTCAGCCCTGCCGCGGAAATCGAAGGCCGGGTGATGGAAGAACTGGTCGCAGAGCTGGTCGAAACAACCGAAGCGCCGAGGTAA
- a CDS encoding DUF58 domain-containing protein produces the protein MSFPIVPTTRAAWLIALAAPIAVVIAAARPDAWVIAPAAGAALLVLILLDGLVAGRLQDLQMIAPSDCEVGEPLTLSILAEFRGRTGGGPPHAAIQFDPRLGGPDFPGGRAEFALTDRPDRNVRQGYATLTPDRRGTAPLGAMWLRWAGPLGLGARQKMQEIDHDLRIWPDLSPIRSPDLQAFLRDAQFGLIARRIRGEGTQFEALSEYEPGMDRRRIDWKASARHTRLYARENESERNNQIVFAFDLGQAMCEPVDGLPRIDRAVTAALTAAYVALKGGDRVSLFGFARRPELATPFFSDARAFPRLQSAAASLDYHSEEPNFTLGLATLTARLQRRSMIILFSDFTDPTGAELMIESVSRLVNKHLVLIVTIEDSELTQLREAEPASIDALAMAVTADTLARQRALVLGRLRQLGVDIIEAPWDKIGYRLIDRYLDIKRAGTIG, from the coding sequence GTGTCCTTCCCCATCGTCCCCACCACGCGCGCCGCCTGGCTGATCGCGCTGGCCGCCCCGATCGCGGTGGTGATCGCGGCTGCCCGGCCCGATGCGTGGGTGATCGCACCGGCTGCCGGGGCGGCACTGCTGGTACTGATCCTGCTCGATGGGCTTGTGGCAGGCCGGTTGCAGGACTTACAGATGATCGCTCCATCCGATTGCGAGGTTGGCGAGCCGCTGACCCTGTCGATCCTCGCAGAATTTCGCGGGCGCACCGGCGGCGGGCCGCCACACGCCGCAATCCAGTTCGATCCGCGCCTTGGCGGGCCTGATTTTCCGGGTGGCCGCGCCGAATTTGCGCTGACGGATCGGCCCGATCGCAATGTACGGCAGGGCTATGCCACCCTCACCCCGGACAGGCGCGGCACTGCGCCGCTGGGGGCAATGTGGTTGCGCTGGGCCGGCCCGCTGGGCCTTGGCGCGCGGCAGAAGATGCAGGAAATCGATCATGACCTGCGCATCTGGCCCGATCTCTCACCCATCCGTAGCCCGGATTTGCAAGCCTTCCTGCGCGATGCCCAGTTCGGCCTGATCGCGCGGCGCATTCGCGGCGAAGGCACGCAGTTCGAGGCATTGTCAGAATATGAGCCGGGGATGGATCGCCGCCGGATCGACTGGAAGGCCAGCGCGCGCCACACCCGGCTCTATGCCCGCGAGAACGAGAGCGAGCGCAACAATCAGATCGTGTTCGCATTCGATTTGGGGCAGGCGATGTGCGAGCCGGTGGACGGTCTGCCGCGCATCGACCGCGCGGTGACAGCCGCGCTTACTGCGGCCTATGTCGCGCTGAAAGGCGGCGACAGGGTGAGCCTGTTCGGTTTTGCCCGGCGGCCCGAACTCGCCACGCCGTTCTTCTCCGATGCGCGCGCCTTTCCGCGCCTGCAAAGCGCCGCCGCCAGCCTTGATTATCATAGCGAGGAGCCGAACTTTACCCTTGGCCTCGCCACTCTGACCGCGCGGCTCCAGCGCCGTTCGATGATCATCCTGTTTTCCGATTTCACCGACCCGACGGGGGCCGAGCTGATGATCGAGAGCGTTTCGCGGCTGGTGAACAAGCATCTCGTGCTGATCGTTACCATCGAGGATAGCGAGTTGACCCAGCTACGCGAGGCCGAGCCTGCCAGCATCGATGCGCTGGCCATGGCGGTCACCGCCGATACGCTCGCGCGCCAACGCGCGCTGGTGCTTGGCCGCCTTCGTCAGCTGGGCGTGGATATTATCGAGGCACCGTGGGACAAGATCGGTTACCGCCTGATCGACCGCTATCTGGACATCAAGCGCGCGGGGACGATCGGATAG